One window of the Trifolium pratense cultivar HEN17-A07 linkage group LG2, ARS_RC_1.1, whole genome shotgun sequence genome contains the following:
- the LOC123904126 gene encoding uncharacterized protein LOC123904126, protein MASSGTFHINFIFIEENLPIKINDKVSINVTNETLLVPSNILCKCDGRTILKKGNNNPLYGYFSSLPIFHPILKEILPHIGECARQMSSYDSWEMDIMLFVGDVTTWNIKDHSHMNQEDHQHACFASKFIVDSLEKADIDQDSCYSIKQCTFCLESGSKIEFVKTKCLHIFHKDCISQWLKKCITQRSFFWCPLCRNCQIV, encoded by the coding sequence ATGGCATCTAGTGGCACCTTCcacattaatttcattttcatcGAAGAAAATTTGCCCATAAAAATCAATGATAAAGTCTCAATCAATGTGACCAATGAAACATTGTTGGTTCCTAGCAACATTTTATGCAAGTGTGATGGAAGAACAATCTTAAAAAAGGGAAACAATAATCCTTTATATGGCTACTTTTCATCCTTGCCTATATTTCATCCAATATTGAAAGAAATTTTGCCTCATATTGGTGAATGTGCTAGGCAAATGTCTTCATATGACTCTTGGGAGATGGATATTATGCTTTTTGTTGGTGATGTTACTACATGGAATATTAAAGATCATAGTCATATGAATCAAGAAGATCACCAACATGCATGTTTTGCATCTAAATTTATTGTGGATTCTTTGGAGAAAGCTGATATAGATCAAGATTCTTGTTATTCTATAAAACAATGCACATTTTGTTTGGAAAGTGGTTCGAAGATTGAATTTGTTAAGACGAAGTGCTTGCATATTTTTCACAAAGATTGCATTTCGCAGTGGCTCAAAAAATGCATTACTCAACGATCATTCTTCTGGTGTCCATTGTGCCGGAATTGTCAAATAGTATGA